From the Saccharomonospora marina XMU15 genome, the window CCATCCGGCGGGCCGGTGGCACAGCGGTGGCGGAGCACTCCGCCGTCGGCACGGCGGAGTCCGCCGACGCCCTGGTGCGGGCGGCGGTCGCCGCGTTCGGCTCCCTCGATGTCGTGGTCACCAACGCCGGAGTGCTGCGCGACCGAACCTTGTCGAAGACCACGGACGACGACTTCGACTCCGTCGTCCACACTCACCTGCGCGGCACGTTCACGTGCGGTCGCGCGGCGGTGCGGCACTTCCGCGAGCAGGGGACCGGCGGGCGGCTCGTCCTCGTCGGCTCCCCGGCGGGACAGCGCGCCAGCTTCGGTCAGACGGCGTACTCGGCGTCCAAAGCGGCCATCATCGGGCTGGTACGCACCTGGGCCGTGGAGTGTGAACGGCTCGACGTGACGGTGAACGGAATCGTTCCGGTGGCGCTGACGCGCATGGTCGCCACCATTCCCGGCTTTGGCGAACTGGTGGAACGCGCGGATGCCGGGGAGCCCATCCCGCCGCGGGTCCGTCGCGGTGGACTCGGAACACCAGCGGACGTCGCGCCGCTGGTGGTGTACCTCGCCTCCGACGCCGCCGCCGGGGTGACCGGTCAGGTTCTCGGTGCCGGTGGAGACCGCATCTCGCTGTGGTCCCATCCCACGGAGGTCGCAGTCGCCTACGCCGACGGAGGCTGGGACGCCGACGCCATCGCGGCGATGTTCCCCAGCACCTTCGGCAGCCAGCCGCAGGACTTCCGCCCCACCCCACCACCCAGCCCCAAGGAGTGACCGGCAGTGCCTGTCGATCTCGCCGCTGTGACCGCCATAGCCGTGCACACCCACGTGCATCCGTCCGTTCGCGGCCACGTTCGCTGCGGTGAGGACGAAGCCATCCGCCCGGCTGTGGGTGAGTACTTCGGCGAGGGCATGCCGAACCTCGCGCTGCCCGAACCCGCCCGCCATGACCGCAAGCGCAACATGGCAGTCCTCGTGAAGGAGAATGCCGCCGGTTCCTTCCGCGGCGACAAGCAGTCCTTTTCGGACGCCGCCGGAGAGGGAGCGCGGGCGTGAAGGAAAGTTTCGCGACCGTACTGGAGGCCGTTGCCCGCGCCAGGCCGCAGGCCATCGCGGTCTCCCACGCCGGGCGTGAGGTGAGCTGGCGCGAGTTGGAAGACCAGGCCGCCAGGCTGGCACACCACCTGCAGGACGTGGGCATCGGCCACGGCTGCCGCGTGGCCGTGGCCCAGTACAACGGGGCCGAGTACCTCGCGACCCTGTGGGCCGCCCTCAAAGTCCGGGCCGTGCCGGTCAACGTCAACTTTCGTTACAAGGCCGACGAAATCACCGCCCTGTTCGACGACGCGCACGTCGAGGCCGCCGTGTACGACGGGGCCTTGGCAGGCACCGTCGAGCCCGCGGCGGCGGCCGCGACGACACCGCTGCGCACCGCGGTCGTGCTGCACACCGAGGCCCCTGGCCACGGTCGGGTCGGCTACGACGAGGTGCAGCGAACCTGTGCGCCGCTTGCGGCGACCCAGCGGGGCGACGACGACTGGCTCATGTACACCGGCGGGACCACCGGGCGACCGCGCGGCGTCCTCGTCCGCCATTCCTGGCTCTACGATGTCATCTGCGCCAACAGCTTCCTGCTCATG encodes:
- a CDS encoding SDR family NAD(P)-dependent oxidoreductase — translated: MDLSGKVAVVTGAGRGLGRAYAAGLAAAGASVVVNDLDGDAADDAVESIRRAGGTAVAEHSAVGTAESADALVRAAVAAFGSLDVVVTNAGVLRDRTLSKTTDDDFDSVVHTHLRGTFTCGRAAVRHFREQGTGGRLVLVGSPAGQRASFGQTAYSASKAAIIGLVRTWAVECERLDVTVNGIVPVALTRMVATIPGFGELVERADAGEPIPPRVRRGGLGTPADVAPLVVYLASDAAAGVTGQVLGAGGDRISLWSHPTEVAVAYADGGWDADAIAAMFPSTFGSQPQDFRPTPPPSPKE